In Helianthus annuus cultivar XRQ/B chromosome 3, HanXRQr2.0-SUNRISE, whole genome shotgun sequence, a single window of DNA contains:
- the LOC110877596 gene encoding patatin-like protein 2, protein MPRKACYTPVAKRKSCLSLVVIHNISQTYITTEMERTDSIFQPPTNEKYITVLSIDGGGVRGLIPAVILEFLEAKLQEKDGKDARIADYFDIIAGTSTGGLITAMLTAPNEKRRPLFSAQEIKEFYLQHCPRIFPQDCVSDKGPLYDGQCLHDTIREYLPDNIKLGDTLTNVVIPAFDINKLQPVIFSSYEIKEKPYMNFKLSDICIATSAAPTYLPPHYFETEREKKKIESETTDEKKKIEYQTIQEKKKIESETIHEKEKIKFNLIDGGVAANNPVTILSRTMVHGK, encoded by the exons ATGCCAAGAAAAGCATGCTACACCCCGGTCGCAAAAAGAAAGAGCTGCCTGTCACTAGTAGTTATACACAATATAAGCCAAACATACATCACTACTGAGATGGAGAGAACAGATTCAATATTTCAGCCCCCAACTAATGAGAAATATATTACAGTCCTTAGCATTGATGGTGGTGGAGTAAGAGGTCTGATCCCAGCTGTCatccttgaatttcttgaagctAAACTTCAG GAAAAAGATGGAAAGGATGCAAGAATAGCAGACTATTTTGATATAATTGCTGGGACAAGTACTGGTGGTCTCATTACGGCTATGTTAACAGCTCCAAATGAGAAAAGGCGTCCTTTGTTCTCGGCTCAGGAAATCAAAGAATTCTACCTCCAACACTGCCCTAGGATCTTCCCTCAAGATTG TGTTAGTGATAA GGGTCCACTGTATGATGGACAATGCCTCCATGACACCATAAGGGAGTATCTTCCAGACAATATCAAATTAGGAGATACATTAACAAATGTAGTTATTCCAGCCTTTGACATCAATAAACTCCAGCCAGTTATCTTTTCCAGCTATGAG ATTAAGGAAAAACCATACATGAACTTTAAGCTGTCGGATATTTGCATAGCAACATCAGCGGCGCCAACATATCTTCCTCCCCATTATTTTGAGACTGAACGTGAGAAAAAAAAGATTGAATCTGAGACCACAGACGAGAAAAAGAAGATTGAATACCAGACTATACAGGAGAAAAAGAAGATTGAATCTGAGACCATACACGAGAAAGAGAAGATTAAATTTAATCTTATTGATGGTGGCGTGGCAGCAAATAATCCGGTAACAATACTTTCGCGCACTATGGTACATGGAAAATAA